DNA sequence from the Juglans microcarpa x Juglans regia isolate MS1-56 chromosome 5S, Jm3101_v1.0, whole genome shotgun sequence genome:
AGCAACCTGATGAAGGGAAAAACCTGAGATGGTGGAGTCACAGGAGATGGAGAGGGTCAAGTCTACGTCGGAGAGTTGAAAAAGAGCAGAATACCAGTGTGTAATAGGAGATCACATTCATGGCATGTAGCTACTAGCAAAAGTGGCGACTGGACTGGGATGGCGAGACGAATAGGGTGGAGTGAGGCAACAATTGAACAATCTCAGTTAGTCAAGATGTAATCAAACTAATAAACAATGTCAAACCATTTCCAAAACATTATTAGTGATAAGTAATACTATTGCACAAAATGCTAGTCATCAACTTGATAACTTATATGGTTGTAGTAATGCATGATATCATTCGACTCAACACTAATCGGATCAAATTCAATGAATATCCTGTCTATTTATACAATATTGGAAACATAAGTATGGGAATTTTTGGATGCTGTATGGCCATTAAGTTGCACTCAGCGCCCAGTATTATGATTAATTAAAGGACAAGATCAATGCAATCCATATCACAAGGACTGAGGCATGGCACCATACTTACTCAAATGGTGGGAAATGGAGATGTAAACATAAAAGGCGACATGCCACTGGAAAATTAGGCTTGTGAGGAAAATGTTTCCCCATAGTTGCTAGGACAATGCTTCCTCAAAGTTACTAAGCAAGCAATAaacataacaaaacaaaaatgcatTTACCATGAACGAGCAAAAGAACCTGTGCTTACCACAAATGCAGAGATGATAGTTGTAACAGACGCTCCTATGAATCCCTCCCAAGTTTTCTTTGGAGATAACTTGATTAAAGGGGTTCTTCCAAAAAAGAAGCCGAAGACATAAGCAGCAATGTCATTGATGGCTATAAGAGTTGCTGGAAGAAGAAACCTGCATAAATAGCCCATGTGTCCAAATATAAaacatcaaaatttaaaaattaaattatcagCCATGTGAACCAAGATAAAAAGCATAGAAGTCTAAACATAATCTTAATGCAGTTAGTTGTAGGGTGCACAAACTAAAGAATGTAACTTATACTCCTTGAATGCATCTCATCAACCCAACCTCAGAAAAACAACAAGCTTTATAGGAAGTGAACTAATAAGGGAAACATACATTACTTCCAAggaagcaaataaataaataaataaaacaaataaaaacatcacGCCCAAATTTCCAAAAGAGCAAGTAAAGAATTGAGAATCTCTATGCACACTGTCAAGGACAAACAATATATCTAGAAAAGGCTTCAAAGTACAGGCTTCCCTCTGGTTCAATCTCATGTCAACTGATAGAATTGAAACTGGGAACCTTTTTAACTATTCCTTCTGTctcaaaaaagacaaaaacctTTCCTTTTGAATTGTCACTAGACATTTGAAACTTAGAGAAAGTTCATGCTTCTTCAATTTGCTATATTATCCTTACCATTTTCAGAAGTTCGACATGATTCTTATCAAAAGCTGTGCCACCTCtaataaaagatgaaagacTTCTTAAAAATTTCATGTACTTTTACCTTTTTATTAGTTATCTTACAATTTCATACCACCTTTCAGTGGCTTAATAGGCTTCTCTATTGGCCTGTTAGTATCCACTTGCTGGAGGGTAAGCCAATTTAGACAAGCACCTATGCAACAAGCAGTTAGGAATCTCAAGAGATCTAAGAAGCAGAGCAAGGACCCATTAGTCCTGATGTACAACTTCTAAatgattttatcattaaaatttttttaaaaaaaattaaataaatatgctAACTAACATCACATATCAAACTTCATAGTACCGGGTgctaactctttttttttttaagtgtactGGGTGCCAACTATGTagatagtaaattttttttttttgataagttactaTGTAGATAGTAAATTCTAATAGGCAAGTATCAGAAAAGAGGCGGAAAAAAGGTCCAAAAGGAGTCTACTAAAGGAAGTTAATAAAAGTAAAGCATCAGTTCAAATGGTCTGTGAGTTAGAATTTAGAGTTTGTCGACAAGATCCAAAATCAGCTATATGTTTTTCTTATGAAAGTTGAGTTACCAGAAAATTCCTTCAAAAATATTGGCAACGGTGAAGGAAGACTGCGCAAACACAACAATTAGAATCATGTGCGTCCATGCATACTGGCCAAACTGATACTTGTACATCTTCTTCTTTAATGTAAGAATGAACCACATAAAACCTGAGCTCCGTTACACAAAAAATGTTGTTATCAgaaatattgttaatagtggccataaaacaacaatattgatgatgatgatgatgaagatgataacaacaacaataatactaacaataaaaacaataagaagaagaagaagaacaacaacaacaacaacaataacatgAAATACAATTTACGAATATAAATGGTAATTGCGTTTAAAATATTAGACAGGTATAAAAGAGGTCTTTTGATATCATGGCCATTATGCCAAAGAACAAGAATAACGTGTATAACCAACCTGCAATGTATAAGAAATAACAGATAGCCATGTGATACTTGAAAAGGCTGTTCACAAATCGATCAAAAAATCTGTCTGCCGTTATAGTATTGACCAGCCGTTGACTGAAAAGGCGACCATATACAAATAACATTGCAGTGAAGAAAAAGTGCCTGAACACAAAAATtggaaatgaataaatacatataagatggaataaataaaatctaggAAGAACAATTTCTGTTGACATTGTGACAATCAAATCCCATTCTTACCAATTTAATAGCCTAAATCCTGGGAGATGTTTATCTTCATGAGCTTTCCTGAGTAGATTGAACAGCTCTCTAGCCATAAAGATTTGGATAACCACCACCATAGCCATAATATAAAGATGACCCATGTAGATAATAAATGCAAAGCCCCCAATCATCCAAAGAGATGAATATGCACGGATCCACATTGACCTGTATTTATTACGATCATCAGCAAGTAAATGGCCTCCATTTGCTTTGCTATCCTCTGGAATAACCTGACAGCcgaagaagaaaaactaatcAAATTATATACTGAGCCCCTTACAGTTAACAAAGTCAATATATGTTAACTCCAGACTCTTTAACttcaatataaaattatttggatTCAGTTTCCAAATAGATGGTTGCCAAAAGGGATGAAATTGATATTAAACcagaaaaatcaaatcttaggttAATTGCATATTCAATATGCAAACCTCATTTGAGCGTCTACGATGTCGAATACGAGGAGTTGACAGAGTACTGGTACTATTATCCTTTTGCATGGCTCTTCAAACAATTCTTTACTCAAAGGAAAAAACAACAGAAATATGGATGATGCAGAAAATAGCCCCCTGAAACATCAAACACACAAGACAAGAGTTATAGACCAATTAGCAAATAATAGTACATGGGAGAAAGGGggcaatattaaaaaataaaaataaaatccgaaTTTATTACGGTGGAAATTGATAAAGTGGACTTAACAAACTACAGGAATTAATTATCGACTTAGGATCAGAGGCCATCTCTATTCTATGAACCAGTTCGTAAAGCAAATTTTTAGTGCAAACACCACATCAGCTTCAATGAAAATTATGCCTCTCAAAAAACATCAAACTTCACAtggaaaaacacaaaatattgatACATCTGAATGAATGAGGGAATCAGGGTAACCACCTAAAAATTGCACAAATACACCAATATGAAGGAATAACTGCAGCATTCTCAAGAGCCCTAACAAACAAAAGCTAACAAGGACACCAGTGGTGGAACCGGCAATTTTTCTGAGGGAGGGCCAAATTTTCTAGTGTGTGACacattgaaattcaaaaatcataaaaacataactatatataaaattagatcttgATAATTTGCAATATACAcgtagaaaaaaaattctaaaaagacgttttaatatatgtttcagatttttgatgataatgtttcatgaaataatattcatccattattatttttgtaatgaaatatttagaatttatttgtttcatagaaactatcaagtgatcttttagaatgtcatctttcattctagtatCAAAGCTAATTTATTAAGTTTCATGTAAACTCTAGATATTTTCATgtcacattaagcatataatactataataaaGACCTTCAACTATTTTCCATATAGATCACCaaccttaaatgatttttcttatattcttaCTTTGGACTCCATATTAAGATgtctaatattgtataacaaaaaactttgggatccattttaataagtttggaattttataaaattttgcaGAGCATATGGGgaattataaatttctttttggaAAAGCAGGAAGTTAAAGCATCTTTCATGTGCAATCAACTACAAGACTAAGGGAGGTAGCCCAAGTCGAGTGAAGaataaagggagggcattgtgaagacgatcAAGTAGTGGGATGTTCGGGTAgaggattagttttatggaaacaaggcttggggttggggaggtgtgttttgtattttgggcatgatgtattttgggtaggtttcatgggatttttgggtaattaggggctctcttgtatgggctaggtgttttcttgtatacgtccagtgtacttggttactcctattgatatatatatatatatatatatataatattattacttatcaaaaaaaaaattatgactaAAAACTAGGGTATATTTtgatttctcaaaaaattttggGGTGGCCATGAGATACACATAGGTCCGCCACTGAAGGACATGTAGCATACAAATAACAGATCATTGCTAATACAATAGTAGAATATGAGAATAGCAACACACAATAATAcaactaaaagaaaattatgtttttctaTTCCACCATATAAATGTCCAAAACATGTGTATCTTAAGCAACAATTTTGTATTTACTTAAACACGCATCATTGTAATTTCTATTTCCCACATCCACAACCTTAAAACCAAATCCTAGCCAAGTTATTGGTCTCAATTGACCATGAACTAACCATATTCATAGACACTCTCCAATGGTCTCTTCAAAAGGGGCCATCTCATTCTTAAAAGAGGGAATGTAAACATCCCATACTGAATAGAAAAGTTAATTTCTCACTAGAACATTGATAAACATGTTAGCATATACtcctttattgtttttgttttttatttttgttttgctttttcctGAGCTAAAAAGGTTAGAGGGGAACTCCTTGTCTAGGCATTTCCAGTACTCAACATTTGGACACCCAACAGGAGGTTCCACGTGATGCACACGGACAGCAGGCACTATCTTATGTAGGCGAGACGTAACCTGACCTCAAACCCATCGAAGTCATGGGGATAATAAcaaaattagaaggaaaaaaaaaaaaaaaaggctttgaGCTCGAATGAACGCAGAAAATTATACTCCCCTTGAGCTATGcctttattatcaataaaattttactcttactaataaaaaaaaaaaaaaattcccaaagACCTTCACCAGCGCGCCGATGAGACACGAGCCATGAACTTGTAGGGAGTAAGCGTGTCACCAAAACATGAACTCCAATTCATCAAATCACGTTGGATTAAACATTATCCCTAGTCCAACACATCCGGTGTGGTACTAGAACAGTAGCACTGGCACAAGACCACGCATGTTTGGCTTCAGACACAAACTGCAACCATTCCCACTTTCACGATAAAAAGACTTGCcccaaagaaattaaaaagccAAAGAAACTTAAATCAAACAAATACTCACACAAAGACTTACCCCAAACaaatctgaaaagaaaaaagctccGAATTACTACGGAAGAAACATTTCAGCGGAATCAAAATGCTGGAAATCAAAATGGCTCCCTACGCCAAATATGAACCGAACCACAGAAGACCTTGTTTAAAGCGAAAATTTGAACCTGAAATCGATACGAAACCAGCATAGACGCACGTGCATTTAtatatcagagagagagagagagactgaaaCCTGGAGAGTTGCAAAAATGAGAGGGAGCGAATACGAATAGTAGAGGAAGCGAGGTAAAGGAAGGTCCCTTTAGCTCGATCACTATCTTGTGGAATGCGTAAAAATGCAGTAATTGAATTGGAAACCAGTTTTTGGTTCGGTGCGGTTTCCCTAAACAATGGATCCTcactatatttaatataaatatttttttaaaattatttctaatttttttaaaaatcttcacTTTATATGAGAATTGATACGTATATAAacataaactcataaattgatatgttttaatatgatttattaaatttattttataatataaataattttataatttaactttttgtaTCAAATCACAttagtatgtaaaattacttttatgtaatttttttatatctaaaatatttgatatatttttaactaaaaattatcatatatatatatatatatatatactagcagtgaATTTACGTGCGATGCACGTTTGCCCTGTATTagattattctaaaatataaacatctagTGTAGAAGAAAAGAATTTAATGATAAGATCTAtgaagataatataattaattgtttaaGCAAACTATGATTGTTTAAGGTCTCtgataaatgatttaaacaaattatatgttTAAGCAAGTCTGGAaagtgaatattacataattgtttctttcgttactgaaagtaaagtTTGCTGGTTATGGATTCAAAGTGGTGTATTCTCGTCATTTACAGCATTTATGGAGAgaacattgaagtttttgtgaCGTTATTTTTGGAGTTGATCTAAATCTGCACCCAATTGTATGATCTATTTTTTGGTTGAACataattttgcaatattttggatATACGGTATATGTTCCTGTATGGTGAATAAACATaatgtaaaagatatttttgataacttcCTATTTGAATATCTaagattaaatgtttttaaaatacaaattggaaTATGAATAAATTGGTTACCTCTTCTGTATGTTCCATTAGTTCGATTGTTGTGCAACCTAAAGCTTCTTCTGCAATTTGACCGAACATGACAGCCCCCAGTCGTCCATTACCATCGTCAACGTCGATGTAAGCTCGACAGTTatataaacaaactatattttttagtcTAAATGATTaagcaataatttaaatataacataaaattgattaaaaaaatatttacgacgtaaaatataaatataacatatataccgtGGTTGTGCATTGCTCATGTATTTGCAATGATaacattgaaatttttcattttgttcataTCCAGTCCCCTTCTTACACCCAATGCAGGACATGTAGAAGAATATTTGATGGAGATCAACCACACAAATAGTTgctttaatccaaaattttgcTTTCTGCATTAATTTTGGAAcagatatatgtttttaatggtTGTAAATAGTATGTAGCCTTAAGATAAggttgtatttattttgaaaaggcatgtgtaaaatttttagaaggcaatatatatataaagaaaaaaaagtttaaaaagacCGTAGAAATGTACCGTCATTGGTTGTAGTGATTTAAGAAAACCAGCAAGATCATCAAGCTTAATTATGTCTTTCATGTCAACATTTGATGTCGATGCTGATGCTGATGCCGTTGTATGATATAGATTTTTTTCGACGATTTCTTCAAGCAGTGCATGATTAAGCATCgtcctaaatatttttagaataatttagaatgaatgagagaaatcatggaggaaaatatataaaagaaaaaacaattttagagctagttgatgaatatatattttgtgtatatattttataaatttgtaatataatatagaATGTTTAAGTTTTTATAGTAGGTacagattatttatatatataataaagtaagaaagaaTTACCATTGACATAATGGAGTTGCAGCAGGGATGACAGGATTTAAGGTAAATACACTTGTTGGTTGAGATGAAAGAGAAATAcctatattataaagaaaagaaatttgttagtagataataacattctatttttaataaatgttgataTTATAAGTTGTGTAATATACAATTGTATGAACCGACTTTTAAACGTGTTGCGAGTAGAGTTGGCTTAGCTTCAATAATATCAGAGATTGTTCGGCATTCACCATCCACAAATCGACTCCACATAATTAACCATATGGGCATTAGGCTGTAAAATTTAGGAGAAAGTATTTAAAAGTGTAGTATGATGAAATAGTATTGAAAACAAGGTAgttaaagaatttattaatatcacatatatagTTGAGAAATCTTCTTTACCTCTGGTCGATAAcatatatttcttaaatttttgttGGCCCATGTATTGAGGTAATTTCTCTAGGAGGTTTCATGTATATTGCGATCGCCAGAATAACTGTCCAATtatgttgaatattttttttttttgtgaaaactgAATAAGAGTATCAAGAAGTAcgttaaatatattgatgtgatATTTACCTATTTCAGTTCCAGTGTCTTTGTAGTCATGCAGATTGGTGAATGGGATAATATCATATTCTGGTGGTTGTAATTCCACTTCGTCATCTGGAATGTTTTCGAtgattgttcttgaatttaagATCCATTGGTATTCATGTGCTTCAATTCTATGCTTAGGATCTAAAGGCTTAACATAAGCATTACTAATGTAGTAAGACCGGAATATGTGTAACATGTCATTACGTAGGTCTATATCTTTGCCGAAAATTGTTGCTTGTAGTCGGTTGCCCTGCATAATATTGTATAAATGAATAgttatttgcattcaattgattagaaaatagtatttattaaatatatatatataagatttaatttgagaatataGTTAGAATGAATCTATGTTATAAggggaaaacatatatattttgaatatatcatGTGAAAGAATACAATGTAAATATTAAGTATGTTTTTGCAAGTATGATATTGATGTCAATGTGTTACCTCAGGGTCTATCAAtgtcagattttgatattttgttggtgAATGTTGTGCAGTACGTTTGGGAGATTTGTCTGACACAATCATCTTGATGCTCCAATTTCTTGTACTTGGAATAATATTTTTGATTGATGTATAGACAGTCCGCATGTTGAAGCCTACTTATGAattaagagaaagaaatattagtccaaacaattgaatttaaataaaacaattttaataaaagaataataagaagttgtgaaaattacatagtggaaaaacaaattatatttaattgagAGGTATATATTGAAATTCGATTACTCACAGAAGTTTATGATGGATATGCTAGTGTTAGTAATTCtctataaacaatattatttgttttagcTTCTTCACAATCATGAGTTGATACTGGTCTTATAAGAACTTTTACTGAAGCAGAAGTTTTGACTCTTGacaatgctacatatagttggCCATGACAAAATACAGGTTGAGGCAAGTATACACCAACAAAATCTAATGTCTGCCcttatactttatttattgtcatcgcaaaacttaatctgataggaaattgtgttcttttgaatggaaaaccactattatcgTCTGCATTTGGCAAGAAATGAATCTTTGGtatgaaaactctttttccGGTGTGGTGACTAACTGCAATTTCAGCATCAATGATATTTCGTTCAAAGTTGCGACAAATAAGACGTGTTCCATTGCATAAACCTTCTGAAGGATTGACATTTCTGAGTAACATGataggacaatttttttttttaataacaattcATGGGGTGGAAGTCCATTTGGTGTTAATGTGTTTAAGAAATCCTCCATGATGCCTTGTTCTGATGTATCAATCGTTTCATCGAAGCTATAGTATTGTGTAACTGTACTAGGAAATCTTTGAATAAGTATTGTATTTATCTCATTAACGGAGTTGTTCTTTAGTGTCAATATAGCTCGATTTGTCATTTCGgataaattttctaaataacTGCCAATATCCTGGAAGACCGCATCGATCAGATCATCTAAAGACTCCACATCATTTTTGTAAGGAATGAGCATTTCATTGGAAATTTTGATCTTATTCTCAATTGTGATTGGTGTTGTTCCATTTCCGACCTGgagtaaataatttgagaagTTTGGATCGAATCTTGCTCGCATATTTTCACTCAACCTAATCTTAGTTAAAGTGGACCGCAAATATGACGATGCTAAACTGGCATTAACTTCTTCTTGTTTTGTGCCTTTACGAATCACAGGTAAGACTTGACGAAAATCTCCACCGAATACGataatttttccaccaaatggTAATCTTGAATCAGTTATGTctcgtaacattttatccaatgctTGCATACATTCTTTTCTAGACATATGTGCTTCATCCCATATGATTAACTTTGCAAGACGTAACAATTTGGCAAGAGCACCTTGTTTGCTTACACAACAAGTACTATTTTTGTCAAGATCTAATGGAATTTTGAAGTGTGAATGTGCTGTTGGACCCCCAGGTAAaatagatgcagcaacaccagaCGATGCAGTTGCAAGAGCAATTAAGTTTCTTGATCTCACTGTAGTGAGAAGTCTTTATATAAGAATGTTTTCCCTGTTCCACCAGGACCATCAATGAAGAATGCAGCAGATTCATTTAGAAGGACTTTCTGTAAAATTGATTCATATGCATGTTGTTGTTCAGGATTAAGACTCATCGAAGCCATAAGATCTTCTTCTGGTATCAAAACTgcaaattcatcatttatttccctAGATTCAGTTTCATTCTGATCAAAAGAAACATCATGTTCTATTaaatggaacatgtttatgtctTTTCCCATCGATTCAAGTGTAGAAGAGATGCTTCGTAAGACTTTTGTCATAATATCCGCTGATGTTGCAACACTTGTTTGGAAATCACTTGACATATCTTGTTCAAAATATTCCCAAAGTTCTCTAGGATTTGTTGGGTTACAATATActaaaattgttgcaaataaccGTCTTAAACTGTGTGGTATTTGGTATAAGGAAGCCTCTTGCATACAATCTTGCAAACTGGTATCTCTTTGTAACAAACCATGTAATGTAGCTGCTTCACGAAAGGTTGGTGCAGTGACATTGCCAACTGTTTTGATGTGCTCAAATGATAAAGGGCCTCTTATATGATTTAACAATATCCGTAAGTAATACCTTTCACCTTCGAATGGACTTGCTGTAACAATGCGGcctataacagttttcttctttcttggagtccatattttgtgttgttggttcCAAACAAAAACTTCAGGAAATTCTTTGTACAGTAGTCTTCGTGCATTTTCATTAGCTTGATTTGTTGAAAAGAATTCAGTCAACATTGATTTTGCCGTAAAATCAGATCTTAGAACATTGTTAAGGTCGTTATGTGCATGAAAAGCTACCAgatgttgatcttcaagatgtAGATGTAAACTGTAAActgatggatacatttcattaagaataaagccatatattctccacatggCTTCTGGTGGAGCAATCCATCTAGCTGattgaaattgttggatttcatctATATCTTGGATGTTTTGTCCAGGAATCAAGttgaaagcaacacgatcatgacctttataaatgtacttataaagGTATTTGACTGCTTTGATTGTTGAGCAAATTTCTACATTCAAGTGACAATCAAATTTTGCGAGGAGATATGGATTATGTGGAACAACCCAACGGTTATCTAAATTTTTACCTCTGACTTTGACAGTTATTCCATTATCACAACGTCTGTACTGTGGGAAACAATCGATTCCAACAGTTGTGTTAGATGCAAAGCCTTTTGGAAAGTGATTTTTACAACTGCCATTTGTTTTCATACACACATTGTTCGGATTTAGTACTCCACAGGGACCATGCATCATATGTCTTATTACTGTCTTGTGCAAATGTAAATTTCTCTCTTTGTCAGGTATTTTTCCTgatacaatttcatcaaaagattctGGAGCATAGATTTTCCAATCTCTTTGTAATATGATCAAGAAATGTGCATGTGGTAGTCCTCTTTCTGATGTTCAATGACATATACATATGCTGAACTTTTCCAAATATCTCTTGTTTGAATAATTCATCCTTcagttcttctaattttgctctaAAGATACGTGCAA
Encoded proteins:
- the LOC121268254 gene encoding phosphatidate cytidylyltransferase 1-like; this encodes MQKDNSTSTLSTPRIRHRRRSNEVIPEDSKANGGHLLADDRNKYRSMWIRAYSSLWMIGGFAFIIYMGHLYIMAMVVVIQIFMARELFNLLRKAHEDKHLPGFRLLNWHFFFTAMLFVYGRLFSQRLVNTITADRFFDRFVNSLFKYHMAICYFLYIAGFMWFILTLKKKMYKYQFGQYAWTHMILIVVFAQSSFTVANIFEGIFWFLLPATLIAINDIAAYVFGFFFGRTPLIKLSPKKTWEGFIGASVTTIISAFVLAKVMGRFPWLTCPRKDLSTGWLYCDPGPLFKPEHFSLLGWVPQWFPWKEVSILPVQWHALCLGLFASIIAPFGGFFASGFKRAFKIKDFGDSIPGHGGITDRMDCQMVIAVFAYIYHQSFVVQQGLSVEMVLNQILTNLTFEEQQALYIKFREILQERLAG